The following coding sequences are from one Lolium rigidum isolate FL_2022 chromosome 6, APGP_CSIRO_Lrig_0.1, whole genome shotgun sequence window:
- the LOC124662193 gene encoding WRKY transcription factor WRKY28-like — protein MGDESSNYQWHDDFRFGDELMRELLDAPAMVAGADNFSSNKGADEEEEREEDGPAGARRRESMVNRLISTVYSGPTLSDIESALSFTGVGADSQQLLDSRKYYSSSPVVFSPDKVLSKMENKYTMKIKSCGNGLADDGYKWRKYGQKSIKNSPNPRSYYRCTNPRCNAKKQVERAVDEPDTLVVTYEGLHLHYTYSHFLQHPTTTPSPTAAAAAKKPKLHLHTTPATTTTSPPTTSILLDGAVVPAGAGGDSSSDSGGGHNVAADAGFQLEHAVPNCSASSFLFDGGFASGEERMLPSGGGLLEDMVPLLVRRPSCNSTATTTTSSSGSPTRAPVSSPSPSTSSSVSWTPASPYIDMAILSNIF, from the exons ATGGGCGACGAGAGCAGCAACTACCAGTGGCACGACGATTTCAGATTCGGGGACGAGCTCATGAGGGAGCTTCTCGACGCCCCGGCGATGGTGGCCGGCGCTGACAATTTTTCTTCCAACAAAGGtgctgatgaggaggaggaacggGAGGAGGATGGACCGGCAGGAGCTCGGCGCCGGGAGTCGATGGTGAACAGGCTCATCTCCACGGTCTACTCGGGACCGACGCTCAGCGACATCGAGAGCGCCCTCTCCTTCACCGGCGTCGGTGCCGACTCGCAGCAGCTCCTCGACAGCCGCAAGTACTATAGCTCTAGCCCAGT GGTTTTCTCGCCGGACAAAGTGCTGAGCAAGATGGAGAACAAGTACACGATGAAGATCAAGAGCTGTGGCAACGGGCTCGCCGACGATGGGTACAAGTGGAGGAAATATGGCCAGAAATCCATCAAGAACAGCCCCAACCCAAG GAGCTATTATCGGTGCACGAACCCCCGGTGCAACGCCAAGAAGCAGGTGGAGCGCGCCGTCGACGAGCCGGACACGCTGGTCGTCACCTACGAAGGCCTCCACCTCCACTACACCTACTCCCACTTCCTTCAGCACCCGACCACTACTCCCTCCCCCACGGCCGCCGCAGCGGCCAAGAAGCCCAAGCTGCACCTGCACACCACCCCCGCAACAACGACTACCTCCCCGCCGACGACGTCCATACTGCTCGACGGTGCCGTCGTCCCTGCAGGCGCTGGAGGAGACAGCAGCAGCGATAGTGGGGGTGGTCATAACGTGGCCGCAGACGCAGGCTTCCAGCTTGAGCACGCAGTGCCCAACTGCTCGGCGTCGTCGTTTTTGTTCGACGGCGGCTTTGCTAGTGGCGAGGAGCGGATGCTGCCGAGCGGCGGCGGGCTCCTGGAGGACATGGTGCCGCTGCTGGTCCGGCGACCGTCGTGCAACtccacggccaccaccaccactagcTCGTCGGGATCGCCGACACGGGCGCCTGTGTCGTCTCCGTCGCCATCCACGTCGTCGTCCGTGTCATGGACCCCGGCGTCGCCGTACATCGACATGGCCATACTCTCCAACATCTTCTAG